The genomic stretch GCGTAAACGCGACGAGGGCGCGGTTACGGCGCTCGATCTCCGTACCGGCCGGCATCGACGCGATGGCATGCTACCTGTTCCAAGGTGGGCGCGGACTTTCCCGGCGAGCCGTCGCGACGGGCGCATCCTTGTCAGAAAGGTTTAAAAAGTCAGCGTCGGAATACTGAAGGCGCGACTTATAGTCCGCGAAGACCGTCAAGCGCGGCCTGAAGTTCGCCTTGGCTTCGAAAACAAAGCGCGCCGATCTCGTCCAGCACCGCTCGGTAGCCGACAGCGGCGCGCCCTCCCACCAGTAGCGTCGTTTCTTCCGTTAGCAGCCGGCGCAGCGTTCGGAGCTCGTGAGCAAGGCGAGCATCATCGGGTGGATAGACGATGCTCAGCCCAACCGCCCTTGCGTCCGTCTTCGCGGCAGCGGCGGCGATTTCAGCAGCAGGGGTGTTGGGACCGAGGTTGACGATGTCCCACCCTTGCAAGGCGGCGATAATGGCTACCATCAAGGCGCCCAGTTCGTGGTTCTGCCCGGCAGGAGTAGTCACGACCAGGATCGGTCCTGCAGGACTCATGTTGCTGGCGACGAGCAGTTCCCCGAGAAAAGACCGAACCACAGCAACCGTCATATGCTCCTCGCAAATCCTTACCGATCCGCTTTTCCACTGTTCCCCAACCTCATGCAACAGT from Burkholderiales bacterium encodes the following:
- a CDS encoding cobalamin B12-binding domain-containing protein: MEMDKYKQNMDKASQEPRHPIQVVARLTGLSPDIVRIWERRYRAVSPQRSPSGRRFYSDAEIERLTLLRQVTAAGRRISDVIHLSERELHELVTWNEVASTQPSGSASFRSGNITERLAACRKAINDMKPQALQRALADARVALSVPVLLDGIISALLHEVGEQWKSGSVRICEEHMTVAVVRSFLGELLVASNMSPAGPILVVTTPAGQNHELGALMVAIIAALQGWDIVNLGPNTPAAEIAAAAAKTDARAVGLSIVYPPDDARLAHELRTLRRLLTEETTLLVGGRAAVGYRAVLDEIGALCFRSQGELQAALDGLRGL